Within the Mycobacterium gordonae genome, the region GACGCAGTGGGTCGCGGTCGCCGATCGCGAACCGGTTCAGCTCGTTGGCCACCTGGAATCCGTCCGCGTCGTACATGGTGATCGACCAGAAAGCGTCCACGGGCGGTAGCTTGCCCGCGTCGAAGTGGATGACGTAGTCGTTGTCACCAGTGACCGGGCTCCCGTCGGCATCGGCGCCCAGTAGGGGATAGACCGCGTCTTCGGGCGGGTTGGCCCCCAGACCGATCAGGGCTACCACCGCTCGGCGGAAGTAGTTGTTGCCGTATACCCCCATGCCCTCGCCGAGGCTGATCCAGCCGTTCACGCTGGCCGCCAGCCGGGGGCCCGCCGCCAGCATGTCCGCCAGGGCGTCGTGTCGGCCCTGTTCGATCTGCACCAGCTGCTCGGCGCTGAATCGCTGGGCGTCGAACGGCTCGCCGCATCGGATGCCGAGCAGGGCGAGCCGGGCGAGGATGGAGAAGTCGGTCGGATGGGGTGGATTGACCCGCAGCAGTTCGGCGGCATAGGAGAAATAGTCGACGGCGCTCATGCCGTTGACTATTTTCAGCGGTTCGGTGTTGACGTCGTAGTTCGGATCGGGCTCGATCGCAGACTGCGGGCCGGTGATGCGGTAGCCGTCCTGAATCTTGTGCACCGCGGGGTAATCGTCCGGACCGTTGGTCTGGGTACGACCGATCAGCCAGACGTAGGGAGTCGGCGCAATTATGGCGGTTGCGCCCGCAGCCTGCTGCCCGGTGTAACCCGGCCCGATGATCACCAGATCGAGGGGTCCGGTGCCGGTGGTCCGCTTGCCGGGATTGGCGAACACATCGGACCACATGTCCAGCATCGGCAGCATGTAGAAGCGATCGTCGGTGTCGTCGGCGTGCAGGCTGACCGGGCCGTTGCTCAGATCGAGCCAGGCGATCGAGTAGAGCGTGTCGAAGTTCGGCCGCACCACCGAACGGAACTCCGCAGGCGGGAACGCCCGCAAGTGGGAGAACTGGTTGGGCGGGCCGAAACCGGGCCGCGAGCCGGGTGCCGAGTTGAACGCCTGCAACCGGGTGACGTCCATGGTGACCAGCGGGTAGAAATACACGAACGCTTCGTAGCTCAAGGTGCGCAGATCGTCGGATAAGGTGGTCAAGTTCTCTCCTTCGGCCGGATGCGCCAGCGGATTGAAGGATAGAACTCAGCAGATCGAAATGTCAGCGTTCGCAGCGGCTTCGGGGGCCACCGCGTGCGGCTGACGAGCCCCGCCCGGTTACCCGCCCGGCTACATACGACGTCCTGCTTCTTTAGTTGGCGTCCCTGCCGATAAAGTTGGTTGCGATGACTCAAACAGCCGCCCCGCCTGTGCTGACCGTGCGGTACGACGGAGCCGAACGCACCTTCGCAGCAGGCCACGACGTCGTCATTGGCCGTGATCTGCGCGCGGATGTCCGTGTTGCACACCCTTTGATTTCGCGCGTGCACCTCCTGCTTCGCTACGACCAGGGTCGATGGGTCGCTATCGACAACGGCAGCCTCAACGGCCTGTACGTCAACAACCGCCGCGTGCCGGTCGTCGACATCCAGGACGGTCAGCGCGTCAACATCGGCAACCCGGACGGACCGGCGCTCGACTTCGAAGTCGGCCGGCGCAACCAGGGCTCGGTCGGACGCCCCCCGGCGACGACTGCCATGGCGATCCCGTCGCGACCCAGCGGACCCATTCCAGCTCAAGGCGGGCCGCCGAGCGGCGCCAATTGGGGCGGCCCCCCGCAACAACATCCGTCCACCGCGCGGATGCCGGCAGCGACCCCGGGCCAGCCACCGTCGGGTCCGCAGCCCCGTTACCCGTCGGGCCCCCAGCCGATGCAGCAGCCGGCACCGCAGATCTACCGGTCCTCGGCGCAACAACAGCCGCCCCCGGTGATCGGTCGCACCGCCGAGGCGGGCAGCCGGACCTCGATGATGAAGATCCTGCGCCCGGGCAAGGCGGGCGACCTGCCACCCGGTGCGGTCAAGATCGGGCGCGCCGACGACAACGACATCGTCATCCCCGAGGTGCTGGCCTCCCGGCACCACGCCACGCTGATCCCGACCCCTGGCGGTACGGAGATCCGCGACAACCGCAGCATCAACGGCACGTTCGTCAACGGCACCCGGGTCGAATCGGCGATGCTGCGTGACGGCGACGTGGTCACCATCGGCAACATCGACCTCGTCTTCGCCAACGGCGCGCTGTCCCGCCGTGAAGAGAGCCTGCTGGAGACTCGCACCGGCGGTCTCGACGTCCGCGGCGTGACGTGGACGATCGAGGGCAACAAGACCCTGCTGGACAACATTTCGCTGACCGCGCGGCCGGGCATGCTCACGGCCGTCATCGGTCCCTCCGGTGCCGGCAAGTCGACCTTCGCCAAACTGGTCGCCGGATACACGCACCCGACCAGCGGCACCGTGTCGTTCGAGGGACACAACGTGCACGCCGAGTACGCCTCGTTGCGGAGCAGGATCGGTATGGTCCCGCAGGACGACGTGGTGCATGGGCAGTTGACGGTGAAGCAGGCGCTGATGTACGCCGCCGAGCTGCGGTTGCCACCCGACACCACCAAAGAGGACCGCGAACAGGTGGTTGCCCGGGTGCTCGAGGAACTCGAGATGACCAAGCACCTCGAGACGCGAGTCGACAAGCTCTCGGGCGGTCAGCGTAAGCGTGCCTCGGTGGCGCTGGAGCTGCTCACCGGGCCGTCACTGCTGATCCTCGACGAGCCGACCTCCGGCCTGGACCCGGCCCTGGACCGCCAGGTCATGACCATGCTGCGCCAGCTGGCCGACGCCGGTCGCGTGGTGCTGGTGGTCACGCACTCGCTGACCTACCTGGACGTCTGCGACCAGGTGCTATTGCTGGCGCCCGGGGGCAAGACGGCGTTCTGCGGGCCACCCAGCCAGATCGGTCCGTCGATGGGAACCACCAACTGGGCCGACATCTTCAGCTCGGTGGCCGAAGACCCGGATGGTGCCAAGGCCCGGTATCTGGCGCAGACGGGTCCGCCGCCCCCGGTACCACCGACGGAGAAACCCGCCGAGTTGGGCGAGGCGGCGCACACCAGCCTGGTCCGGCAGTTCTCCACGATTGCCCGACGGCAGTTACGGCTGATCATCTCCGACCGCGGCTACTTCATCTTCCTGGCGATACTGCCGTTCATCATGGGTTCGTTGTCCATGTCGGTGCCCGGCGACGTCGGATTCAACGCGCCGCCACTGACGAGTGACGCACCCACCGAGCCGGCGCAGATTCTGGTGCTGCTCAACGTCGGAGCGGTCTTCATGGGGACGGCGCTGACCATCCGCGACCTCATCGGTGAGCGGGCGATCTTCCTGCGCGAGCAGGCGGTCGGGCTGTCTACCACCGCCTACCTGCTGGCCAAGGTGTGCGTCTACACCATCCTGGCGCTCGTCCAGTCCGCGATCGTGACGGTGATCGCGCTACTCGGCAAGCCCGGTCCGAAGGCCAGCGCCGTGGTGCTGGGAAGTCCAGCTCTGGAATTGTATGTGGACATCGCGGCGACGACCGTCGCCTCGGCCATGCTCGGGCTGGTGCTGTCGTCGCTGGCCAAGACCAGTGAGCAGATCATGCCGCTGCTGGTGGTGGCGGTCATGTCCCAGCTGGTGTTCTCCGGCGGCATGATTCCCGTGACGAACCGCTTCGGGCTGGATCAGATGTCGTGGGTGACCCCGGCGAGGTGGGGTTTCGCCACATCGGCGTCGACCATCGACCTGACCAAACTCTGTCCGGTGCCGCAGGTCCCCAAGGATGCGCACTGGAAACACACGGCCGGGGCGTGGACGTTCGACATGGCGATGCTGGTGGTGCTCAGCATTTTCTACCTCAGCTTCGTGCGCTGGAAGATCCGCCTCAAGAGCGGCTGACCACCGCTGAGGGTCTTGGTCTCCCATTCTGACCCGACGTTCGCCAGCAGCAGCGCGAACAGCACTCCGGCCGCGGTGACCGGAAGGCCGAGGTAGAGCATCCAGCCTCCCGGAAGGCCGGCCCGGCTGAGCATCACGTAGTGCAGGAGCAGCACCACCGCGACGGCCCAGCCGGCCAGCAGCACGACGACTTTCGTCTTCATTGCCGGGCGCACCTACCTGGGCCAGGGGGAGTGGGCGGGTGCTGGCCACTGCGGTGCCGGCGCCGGTTGCCGGGGCCGGAAGAACAAGGCGCCCGCGACCGCGCGGTTGCGCAGGGCCGATGCGCGCCAGGTGTTCACCGGGTGTGACGCCAGCGCGTTGGACAGCCACACGAAGAAGCCGGTCTCCGAGCCGGCGCGGTCGGCCATGCCGTCGAAGTCGACCCAGCGCAATAGGTATTTGCCCGCGCTCAACACGCCGATGGCACGGCGGGCGCCTTCCGGGCGGAACGCATAGCCGTAGTTGTCGGCCGTGTACTCCATGGATCGGGACAGGGCCTGTCCGAGGAACGGAATTTTCATGGCCAGCTGACTGAGCTGGCGCCAATACGACGCGTGGCCGGCCGCGATGTGGCCCACCTCGTGGCCGATGACGAAGGCCAGCGCCTCGGGATCGCGAGCCTGACCGCCGACCTCGAAGAGGTCGCTGTAGACCACGACGTAGCGGCGGAAGCCGTGCCCGCTGGCGAAGGCGTTGATCTGGCCGTTGCCAAGCACGACGTAGGCATCCGGCACCTCGGGCAGGCCGAACCGCTGGGCCGCCTCGACGACCAGCCAATAGCCCTCGGGGAACTGGGTGGGCGACATCTTCACGCCGTTCGTCCGCTGCCGCCCATAGTTCAGCCCGCGGGCGAGGAACAGTACGAGCGGCGTGGCCAGCACAGACAGCCACAGCAGGCTGGCTTTGCCGGAGAGCACCACCGCGGACGCGATCAGATACAGCACGACGCTGGAAGCGATCACCAGGACGAGCAGTGCGATCTCCCACGGGTGGCGCCTCGGTTGGTCGCGGAAGCCGCTCGGCGGGTGCGGGTGGTAGTGGGTCGGTGAATCGACAATGGCCATGACGGTCGCTGGACTCCTGAAGTCGGTCTGCGCCCGGGCGGATGCTGGGCGATATCAGGATCGGCAGCAACCCTTGAAAGGTTCTCCAAGGATTCTTGGAATGCTGGTCAGCGCGGTGGCCCGGCAGCAGCCGGTGACCTGCGTCATCGCCGGCTTTCCTATCATTCCGTTATGACCGCCAGCGCACTGAGCATCTTGCGATCGCCGGCGTTCACGGGCGCGGATGCGGCGGCTTTCCGCGCGGCGGGCTGGTGGACGGATACGACGCTGTCGGACGCGGTTCGCGCCAACGCGCGGCGATCACCGGACCGGATGGCCTACATCGACCATCCCGTCGGCGCCCTGACCTGGTCCGAATTGGACGCAGCGGCCGACGCGCTGGCCGGTCAGCTGGCCGGGTGGGGTGTCACCAGCGGTGACCGGGTCGCGGTCTGGCATGGTGACACCGCCGCCATCCATGTCCTGTTCGTCGCCGTCGAACGCTGCGGTGCCGTCGTCGTCGGCATCGGCGCTCGCGCCGGCACGCGCGAGGTCGATCACCTGCTGCGCAGCACCGAACCGACACTGCTGATCACCGATCAGG harbors:
- a CDS encoding DUF1254 domain-containing protein, giving the protein MTTLSDDLRTLSYEAFVYFYPLVTMDVTRLQAFNSAPGSRPGFGPPNQFSHLRAFPPAEFRSVVRPNFDTLYSIAWLDLSNGPVSLHADDTDDRFYMLPMLDMWSDVFANPGKRTTGTGPLDLVIIGPGYTGQQAAGATAIIAPTPYVWLIGRTQTNGPDDYPAVHKIQDGYRITGPQSAIEPDPNYDVNTEPLKIVNGMSAVDYFSYAAELLRVNPPHPTDFSILARLALLGIRCGEPFDAQRFSAEQLVQIEQGRHDALADMLAAGPRLAASVNGWISLGEGMGVYGNNYFRRAVVALIGLGANPPEDAVYPLLGADADGSPVTGDNDYVIHFDAGKLPPVDAFWSITMYDADGFQVANELNRFAIGDRDPLRHNDDGSLDIYIQHENPGPERADNWLPAPRGPIGVTMRLYAPRPEVITGRWSAPPVRRV
- a CDS encoding FHA domain-containing protein, producing MTQTAAPPVLTVRYDGAERTFAAGHDVVIGRDLRADVRVAHPLISRVHLLLRYDQGRWVAIDNGSLNGLYVNNRRVPVVDIQDGQRVNIGNPDGPALDFEVGRRNQGSVGRPPATTAMAIPSRPSGPIPAQGGPPSGANWGGPPQQHPSTARMPAATPGQPPSGPQPRYPSGPQPMQQPAPQIYRSSAQQQPPPVIGRTAEAGSRTSMMKILRPGKAGDLPPGAVKIGRADDNDIVIPEVLASRHHATLIPTPGGTEIRDNRSINGTFVNGTRVESAMLRDGDVVTIGNIDLVFANGALSRREESLLETRTGGLDVRGVTWTIEGNKTLLDNISLTARPGMLTAVIGPSGAGKSTFAKLVAGYTHPTSGTVSFEGHNVHAEYASLRSRIGMVPQDDVVHGQLTVKQALMYAAELRLPPDTTKEDREQVVARVLEELEMTKHLETRVDKLSGGQRKRASVALELLTGPSLLILDEPTSGLDPALDRQVMTMLRQLADAGRVVLVVTHSLTYLDVCDQVLLLAPGGKTAFCGPPSQIGPSMGTTNWADIFSSVAEDPDGAKARYLAQTGPPPPVPPTEKPAELGEAAHTSLVRQFSTIARRQLRLIISDRGYFIFLAILPFIMGSLSMSVPGDVGFNAPPLTSDAPTEPAQILVLLNVGAVFMGTALTIRDLIGERAIFLREQAVGLSTTAYLLAKVCVYTILALVQSAIVTVIALLGKPGPKASAVVLGSPALELYVDIAATTVASAMLGLVLSSLAKTSEQIMPLLVVAVMSQLVFSGGMIPVTNRFGLDQMSWVTPARWGFATSASTIDLTKLCPVPQVPKDAHWKHTAGAWTFDMAMLVVLSIFYLSFVRWKIRLKSG
- a CDS encoding M48 family metallopeptidase, whose product is MAIVDSPTHYHPHPPSGFRDQPRRHPWEIALLVLVIASSVVLYLIASAVVLSGKASLLWLSVLATPLVLFLARGLNYGRQRTNGVKMSPTQFPEGYWLVVEAAQRFGLPEVPDAYVVLGNGQINAFASGHGFRRYVVVYSDLFEVGGQARDPEALAFVIGHEVGHIAAGHASYWRQLSQLAMKIPFLGQALSRSMEYTADNYGYAFRPEGARRAIGVLSAGKYLLRWVDFDGMADRAGSETGFFVWLSNALASHPVNTWRASALRNRAVAGALFFRPRQPAPAPQWPAPAHSPWPR